A single region of the Hippoglossus hippoglossus isolate fHipHip1 chromosome 17, fHipHip1.pri, whole genome shotgun sequence genome encodes:
- the psmb11a gene encoding proteasome subunit beta type-11a — MALEDICSIQDNRKWFSASSVEGASVTIRRPFPLAHGTTTLGFIFQDGVIAAADTRASAGGLVASPTVNKITPIHSHLVATSSGSGADCMLWERLLTRELRLYQLRNRRRLSIRGTAKLLSFMLHPFKGTEVCVALTLCGWDTGAGSTDCARRSQDSSCLMDDSSSVAVSSQGDTNSGPKVIYVCSDGARLQADVISVGSGSPYAYGILDSGLRGSLSKDEAISLAREAVFRATHRDAYSGNNVDLFHITEQGWKQREREELKDEYYRDMKRKALTVEERKRVTGFKVPT; from the exons ATGGCTTTAGAAGATATTTGCAGTATCCAGGACAATCGCAAGTGGTTTTCGGCTTCTTCTGTGGAAGGTGCG TCAGTGACCATCCGCAGGCCTTTCCCTCTGGCTCATGGAACAACGACCCTTGGTTTCATTTTCCAAGATGGCGTCAtagctgctgcagacacacgtGCCAGTGCCGGGGGGCTTGTTGCAAGCCCGACTGTTAATAAGATTACCCCCATTCACTCCCACTTGGTGGCCACCTCCTCTGGTAGTGGCGCAGACTGCATGTTGTGGGAGCGACTTTTGACCAGAGAGCTCAGACTGTACCAGCTGCGGAACAGACGGCGCCTGTCGATACGTGGCACTGCTAAACTCTTATCATTCATGCTGCATCCCTTTAAAGggactgaagtgtgtgtggcCCTGACACTGTGTGGCTGGGACACGGGAGCAGGCAGCACTGACTGTGCCAGGAGGTCACAAGACTCATCCTGTCTGATGGATGACAGCTCCTCGGTTGCCGTTAGTAGCCAAGGTGATACTAACAGTGGCCCAAAGGTGATATATGTGTGCAGCGATGGAGCCCGACTGCAGGCGGATGTCATCTCTGTGGGCTCAGGTTCTCCGTATGCTTATGGAATCCTGGACAGCGGACTCAGGGGGAGCCTGAGCAAAGACGAGGCCATCTCCCTGGCAAGAGAGGCTGTGTTCAGAGCCACACACAGGGACGCCTACTCAGGAAACAACGTGGATCTCTTCCACATCACAGAGCAGGGatggaagcagagagagagggaggaactgAAAGATGAATATTATAGAGACATGAAAAGGAAGGCATTGAcggtggaggaaagaaagagagtgacAGGATTCAAAGTTCCTACATGA
- the prmt5 gene encoding protein arginine N-methyltransferase 5 isoform X1 produces MASGSTGGRLSCGRDLNCVPEVADTLAVVAKLGRFDFLCMPLFHPRFRREYELEPAKSRAGAPTRSDLLLCGRDWNTLIVGKLSQWIDVDAEIETERRNSEAALTQELNFSAYLGLPVFMIPLKGPRNANLARLLLNHIQTGHHTSNFWIRVPLMASEDMREDLIENEPTTCTDESSVDEKTWSWWHSIRTLCDYNKRICLAIEVGADMPSEAVVDKWLGEPIKAAILPTSIFLTNKKGFPVLSKAHQRIIFRLFKLEAQFIFTGTSRHTDKDFRSYLQYLEFLNQNRPAPNAYELFAKGYEDYLQSPLQPLMDNLESQTYEVFEKDPIKYSQYQQAVYKCLLDRVPEEQKDTNIQVLMVLGAGRGPLVNASLRAARQADRKLKVYAVEKNPNAVVTLENWRFEEWGEQVTVVSCDMRDWAAPEKADIIVSELLGSFGDNELSPECLDGAQHFLKDGGVSIPCSYTSFLAPLSSSKLYNEVRSCRERDKDPECHFETPYVVRLHNFHQLAEPKPCFTFRHPTSDMNNNRYQCLRFSVGCNSVLHGFAGYFETTLYKDVTLSIKPETHSPGMFSWFPILFPLKQPIAVARDDDVTVRFWRCNNGKKVWYEWAVTEPSCSAIHNPSGRSYTIGL; encoded by the exons ATGGCGTCCGGGAGCACGGGAGGCAGGCTGTCCTGCGGGAGAGATCTGAACTGTGTGCCGGAGGTAGCTGACACTTTAGCCGTGGTCGCCAAACTTGG CAGGTTTGACTTCCTGTGCATGCCCCTGTTCCACCCGAGGTTCAGGAGAGAGTATGAGCTCGAACCCGCGAAATCCCGAGCCGGTGCTCCGACCCGCTCAGATCTGTTGCTGTGTGGAAGAG ATTGGAACACTCTTATTGTTGGGAAGCTTTCTCAATGGATCGACGTAGATGCAGAAATCGAGACAGAACGCAGAAACTCGGAGGCA GCTCTGACACAGGAGCTCAACTTCTCAGCCTATCTGGGTCTGCCTGTCTTCATGATTCCTCTGAAGGGCCCTCGTAATGCCAACCTAGCCCGTCTGCTGCTAAACCACATCCAAACTGGACACCACACCTCAAAT TTCTGGATACGTGTGCCGCTAATGGCATCTGAGGACATGCGGGAAGACCTGATTGAGAACGAACCGACCACTTGCACCGATGAGTCAAGTGTTGATGAGAAGACCTGGAGCTG GTGGCACTCGATCAGAACCCTTTGTGATTACAACAAGAGGATCTGTCTCG CTATTGAAGTTGGAGCAGACATGCCGTCAGAGGCTGTGGTCGATAAGTGGCTCGGGGAACCCATCAAAGCTGCCATACTTCCCACCAGCATCTTCCTGACTAACAAGAAGGGCTTCCCTGTTCTGTCCAAAGCCCATCAGAGAATAATCTTCCGTCTTTTCAAG TTGGAGGCCCAGTTCATCTTCACCGGCACCAGTCGGCACACTGACAAGGATTTCAGATCTTACCTGCAGTACCTGGAATTCCTCAACCAGAACCGACCCGCACCAAATGCGTATGAGCTCTTCGCCAAGGGCTACGAAGATTACCTGCAGTCTCCTCTCCAG CCCCTCATGGACAACCTGGAGTCTCAGACATATGAAGTGTTTGAGAAGGATCCTATTAAATACTCCCAATACCAACAG GCTGTGTATAAATGTCTTCTTGACAGAGTTCcagaggagcagaaagacacaaatatcCA GGTTTTGATGGTATTAGGAGCAGGTCGGGGTCCGCTGGTCAATGCGTCCCTGCGAGCTgccagacaggcagacaggaagCTGAAGGTGTATGCTGTGGAGAAAAATCCCAACGCTGTAGTCAC GCTAGAGAACTGGCGCTTTGAGGAGTGGGGTGAACAGGTGACCGTGGTGTCATGTGACATGCGAGATTGGGCAGCACCTGAGAAAGCGGACATCATTGTCAGCGAGCTGCTTGGATCGTTTGGCGACAATGAACTCTCCCCTGAGTGCTTAGATGGAGCGCAGCACTTTCTCAAAG ACGGCGGTGTCAGCATCCCCTGCTCCTACACGTCCTTCCTGGCTCCCCTGTCCTCCTCCAAGCTTTACAATGAAGTACGCAGCTGCCGGGAACGTGACAAGGACCCCGAGTGCCACTTTGAGACGCCCTACGTAGTGCGCCTCCATAACTTCCACCAGTTGGCTGAACCCAAACCGTGCTTCACCTTCAGACACCCCACATCAG ATATGAACAATAACCGGTATCAGTGCCTCAGATTCTCTGTGGGGTGTAACTCAGTGCTTCACGGCTTTGCTGGCTACTTTGAAACCACACTGTACAAAGATGTCACACTCA gtaTAAAACCAGAAACTCATTCACCTGGAATGTTCTCCTGGTTCCCCATCCTCTTCCCCCTCAAA CAACCCATCGCCGTAGCCCGGGATGATGATGTTACAGTGAGATTCTGGCGCTGCAACAACGGGAAGAAGGTGTGGTACGAATGGGCCGTGACTGAACCCTCCTGCTCTGCCATCCACAACCCATCAGGACGCTCCTACACCATCGGCCTGTAA
- the prmt5 gene encoding protein arginine N-methyltransferase 5 isoform X2 codes for MASGSTGGRLSCGRDLNCVPEVADTLAVVAKLGFDFLCMPLFHPRFRREYELEPAKSRAGAPTRSDLLLCGRDWNTLIVGKLSQWIDVDAEIETERRNSEAALTQELNFSAYLGLPVFMIPLKGPRNANLARLLLNHIQTGHHTSNFWIRVPLMASEDMREDLIENEPTTCTDESSVDEKTWSWWHSIRTLCDYNKRICLAIEVGADMPSEAVVDKWLGEPIKAAILPTSIFLTNKKGFPVLSKAHQRIIFRLFKLEAQFIFTGTSRHTDKDFRSYLQYLEFLNQNRPAPNAYELFAKGYEDYLQSPLQPLMDNLESQTYEVFEKDPIKYSQYQQAVYKCLLDRVPEEQKDTNIQVLMVLGAGRGPLVNASLRAARQADRKLKVYAVEKNPNAVVTLENWRFEEWGEQVTVVSCDMRDWAAPEKADIIVSELLGSFGDNELSPECLDGAQHFLKDGGVSIPCSYTSFLAPLSSSKLYNEVRSCRERDKDPECHFETPYVVRLHNFHQLAEPKPCFTFRHPTSDMNNNRYQCLRFSVGCNSVLHGFAGYFETTLYKDVTLSIKPETHSPGMFSWFPILFPLKQPIAVARDDDVTVRFWRCNNGKKVWYEWAVTEPSCSAIHNPSGRSYTIGL; via the exons ATGGCGTCCGGGAGCACGGGAGGCAGGCTGTCCTGCGGGAGAGATCTGAACTGTGTGCCGGAGGTAGCTGACACTTTAGCCGTGGTCGCCAAACTTGG GTTTGACTTCCTGTGCATGCCCCTGTTCCACCCGAGGTTCAGGAGAGAGTATGAGCTCGAACCCGCGAAATCCCGAGCCGGTGCTCCGACCCGCTCAGATCTGTTGCTGTGTGGAAGAG ATTGGAACACTCTTATTGTTGGGAAGCTTTCTCAATGGATCGACGTAGATGCAGAAATCGAGACAGAACGCAGAAACTCGGAGGCA GCTCTGACACAGGAGCTCAACTTCTCAGCCTATCTGGGTCTGCCTGTCTTCATGATTCCTCTGAAGGGCCCTCGTAATGCCAACCTAGCCCGTCTGCTGCTAAACCACATCCAAACTGGACACCACACCTCAAAT TTCTGGATACGTGTGCCGCTAATGGCATCTGAGGACATGCGGGAAGACCTGATTGAGAACGAACCGACCACTTGCACCGATGAGTCAAGTGTTGATGAGAAGACCTGGAGCTG GTGGCACTCGATCAGAACCCTTTGTGATTACAACAAGAGGATCTGTCTCG CTATTGAAGTTGGAGCAGACATGCCGTCAGAGGCTGTGGTCGATAAGTGGCTCGGGGAACCCATCAAAGCTGCCATACTTCCCACCAGCATCTTCCTGACTAACAAGAAGGGCTTCCCTGTTCTGTCCAAAGCCCATCAGAGAATAATCTTCCGTCTTTTCAAG TTGGAGGCCCAGTTCATCTTCACCGGCACCAGTCGGCACACTGACAAGGATTTCAGATCTTACCTGCAGTACCTGGAATTCCTCAACCAGAACCGACCCGCACCAAATGCGTATGAGCTCTTCGCCAAGGGCTACGAAGATTACCTGCAGTCTCCTCTCCAG CCCCTCATGGACAACCTGGAGTCTCAGACATATGAAGTGTTTGAGAAGGATCCTATTAAATACTCCCAATACCAACAG GCTGTGTATAAATGTCTTCTTGACAGAGTTCcagaggagcagaaagacacaaatatcCA GGTTTTGATGGTATTAGGAGCAGGTCGGGGTCCGCTGGTCAATGCGTCCCTGCGAGCTgccagacaggcagacaggaagCTGAAGGTGTATGCTGTGGAGAAAAATCCCAACGCTGTAGTCAC GCTAGAGAACTGGCGCTTTGAGGAGTGGGGTGAACAGGTGACCGTGGTGTCATGTGACATGCGAGATTGGGCAGCACCTGAGAAAGCGGACATCATTGTCAGCGAGCTGCTTGGATCGTTTGGCGACAATGAACTCTCCCCTGAGTGCTTAGATGGAGCGCAGCACTTTCTCAAAG ACGGCGGTGTCAGCATCCCCTGCTCCTACACGTCCTTCCTGGCTCCCCTGTCCTCCTCCAAGCTTTACAATGAAGTACGCAGCTGCCGGGAACGTGACAAGGACCCCGAGTGCCACTTTGAGACGCCCTACGTAGTGCGCCTCCATAACTTCCACCAGTTGGCTGAACCCAAACCGTGCTTCACCTTCAGACACCCCACATCAG ATATGAACAATAACCGGTATCAGTGCCTCAGATTCTCTGTGGGGTGTAACTCAGTGCTTCACGGCTTTGCTGGCTACTTTGAAACCACACTGTACAAAGATGTCACACTCA gtaTAAAACCAGAAACTCATTCACCTGGAATGTTCTCCTGGTTCCCCATCCTCTTCCCCCTCAAA CAACCCATCGCCGTAGCCCGGGATGATGATGTTACAGTGAGATTCTGGCGCTGCAACAACGGGAAGAAGGTGTGGTACGAATGGGCCGTGACTGAACCCTCCTGCTCTGCCATCCACAACCCATCAGGACGCTCCTACACCATCGGCCTGTAA